A window from Cygnus olor isolate bCygOlo1 chromosome 13, bCygOlo1.pri.v2, whole genome shotgun sequence encodes these proteins:
- the DRP2 gene encoding dystrophin-related protein 2 isoform X4, protein MNLCWNEIKKKSHSLRARLEAFSDHSGKLQVPLQEIIDWLGQKDEELSAQLPLRGDVLLVQQEKETHAAFMEEVKSRGPYIYSVLESAQAFLSQHPFEELEEPNSEIKDVSPRHRIQNISRFVWKQANVASELWEKLTARCVDQHRHIERTLEQLLEIKGAMEELSTMLDQAESVRETWEPIGDLFIDSLPEHIQSTKLFKDELSPMKDGVKVVNDLAHQLAISDVHLSMENSRTLEHINTRWKQLQASINERLKQLQDAHRDFGPGSQHFLSSSVQVPWERAISPNKVPYYINHQAQTTCWDHPKMTELYQTLADLNNIKFSAYRTAMKLRRVQKALRLDMVTLATALEIFNEHDLQPSDRAMDVVEVIHCLTALYERLEEERGILVNVPLCVDMSLNWLLNVFDSGRSGKMRALSFKTGIACLCGTEVKEKFQYLFSQVANAGGLCDQRHLGVLLHEAIQVPRQLGEVAAFGGSNVEPSIRSCFRFSHGKSAIEASQFLEWANLEPQSMVWLAVLHRVTMAEQVKHQTKCSVCRQCPIKGFRYRSLKQFNVDICQTCFLTGRASKGNKLHYPIMEYYTPTTSSENMRDFATTLKNKFRSKQYFSKHPQRGYLPVQSVLEADFSETPASSPMLPHADTHSRIEHFASRLAEMENQNCSFFSDSLSPDDSLDEDQYLLRHSSPITDREPAGSQQVPGSLPMDDKGELERILAHLEDENRILQGELRRLKWQHDEAVESPTLATGSPELVQDPRNDELLAEARILRQHKSRLETRMQILEDHNKQLESQLHRLRELLLQPPAESDGNGSAASSLASSPHQSEGSQAKEKEHDTPDTETADEVEAKTQEVSVCLEDIMEKLRSAFPSSRAPTAKSAAVAVLQALARMRRSSPTCKDRRPELRRGQSS, encoded by the exons ATGAATCTTTGTTGGAACGAGATCAAAAAGAAATCCCACAGCCTTCG GGCTCGGCTGGAGGCCTTCTCCGACCACAGCGGGAAGCTGCAGGTGCCCCTGCAGGAGATCATCGACTGGCTGGGGCAGAAGGATGAGGAGCTGTCGGCGCAGCTGCCTCTGCGCGGGGACGTCCTGCTGgtgcagcaggagaaggagacGCACGCG GCTTTCATGGAAGAAGTGAAGTCCCGGGGGCCATATATTTACTCTGTCCTGGAGTCAGCACAGGCTTTCCTTTCCCAGCATCCGTTTGAGGAACTGGAAGAGCCAAATTCAGAAATCAAAG ATGTCTCTCCCCGGCACCGCATCCAGAACATCAGCCGCTTTGTCTGGAAGCAGGCGAACGTGGCCAGCGAGCTGTGGGAGAAGCTCACGGCCCGCTGCGTGGACCAGCACCGGCACATCGAGCGGAcgctggagcagctgctggagatCAAAGGGGCCATGGAGGAGCTCAGCACGATGCTGGACCAGGCTGAAAGCGTGCGTGAGACCTGGGAGCCCATCGGGGACCTCTTCATCGACTCCTTGCCAGAGCACATCCAGTCGACCAAG ctcttcaaggaCGAGCTCTCTCCCATGAAGGACGGGGTGAAAGTGGTCAATGACCTGGCACACCAGCTCGCCATCTCGGATGTCCACCTGTCCATGGAGAACTCCCGCACTCTGGAGCACATCAACACGCgctggaagcagctgcag GCCTCCATAAACGAACGCCTGAAGCAGCTCCAAGATGCCCACCGGGACTTCGGGCCGGGCTCCCAGCACTTCCTCTCCT CCTCGGTCCAGGTGCCCTGGGAGCGAGCCATCTCCCCCAACAAAGTGCCGTACTACATCAA ccacCAGGCCCAGACAACGTGCTGGGACCACCCCAAGATGACGGAGCTGTACCAGACGCTGG CGGATTTGAACAACATCAAGTTCTCGGCGTATCGGACGGCTATGAAGCTGCGGCGGGTGCAAAAAGCCCTGCGAT TGGACATGGTGACCCTGGCCACAGCCCTGGAAATCTTCAACGAGCACGACCTGCAGCCCAGCGACCGGGCTATGGACGTGGTGGAGGTGATCCACTGCCTGACCGCCCTCTACgagaggctggaggaggagcgGGGCATCCTGGTGAACGTGCCGCTCTGCGTCGACATGAGCCTCAACTGGCTGCTCAACGTCTTTGACAG CGGCCGCAGCGGGAAGATGAGGGCTCTCTCCTTCAAGACGGGCATTGCATGTCTGTGCGGGACGGAGGTCAAGGAGAAGTTCCAGT ACCTCTTCAGCCAAGTGGCGAACGCCGGGGGCCTGTGCGACCAGCGGCACCTGGGTGTCCTGCTCCACGAGGCCATCCAGGTCCCGCGCCAGCTGGGGGAGGTGGCGGCCTTCGGGGGCAGCAACGTGGAGCCCAGCATCCGCAGCTGCTTCCGATTC AGCCACGGCAAGTCTGCCATCGAGGCGTCCCAGTTCCTGGAGTGGGCCAACCTGGAGCCGCAGTCCATGGTGTGGCTGGCCGTGCTGCACCGCGTCACCATGGCCGAGCAGGTGAAGCACCAGACCAAGTGCTCCGTCTGCCGGCAGTGCCCCATCAAGGGCTTCAG GTATCGGAGCCTGAAGCAGTTCAACGTGGATATCTGCCAGACCTGCTTCCTCACCGGGCGAGCCAGCAAGGGCAACAAGCTGCACTACCCCATCATGGAGTACTACACCCCG ACCACCTCCAGCGAGAACATGCGGGACTTTGCCACCACGCTGAAGAACAAGTTTCGCTCCAAGCAGTACTTCAGCAAGCACCCGCAGAGAGGATACCTGCCCGTCCAGTCCGTGCTGGAGGCTGACTTCTCCGAGAC cccagcctcctccccGATGCTGCCGCACGCTGACACCCACTCCCGGATCGAGCACTTTGCCAGCAG GCTTGCAGAGATGGAAAACCAGAACTGTTCCTTCTTCAGCGACAGCCTGTCCCCCGATGACAGCCT GGATGAGGACCAGTACCTGCTGCGCCACTCCAGCCCCATCACGGACCGAGAGCCCGCGGGCAGCCAGCAGGTCCCAGGAAGCCTGCCCATGGATGACAAGGGGGAGCTGGAGCGCATCCTGGCCCACCTGGAGGATGAAAACAG GATCCTCCAGGGAGAGCTGAGGCGTTTGAAATGGCAGCACGACGAGGCCGTGGAGTCCCCGACCTTGGCCACGGGCTCCCCCGAGCTGGTGCAAGACCCCCGCAACGACGAGCTCCTGGCGGAAGCACGAATCCTCCGGCAGCACAAGAGCCGCCTGGAGACGCGCATGCAGATCCTGGAGGACCACAACAAGCAGCTGGAGTCCCAGCTGCACCGGctcagagagctgctgctgcag CCTCCGGCAGAGTCAGATGGCAACGGTTCAGCGGCATCTTCCCTGGCTTCATCCCCGCACCAGTCCGAAGGCAGCCAGGCAAAGGAGAAGGAGCACGACACCCCCGACACCGAAACCGCAG ATGAGGTGGAGGCCAAGACGCAAGAGGTCAGCGTGTGCCTGGAGGACATCATGGAGAAGCTGCGGAGCGCCTTCCCCAGCTCTCGAG CGCCCACGGCCAAGAGCGCGGCGgttgcagtgctgcaggcactggCGAGGATGAGGAGGAGCTCTCCTACCTGCAAGGACAGGCGGCCAGAGCTGCGCAGAGGACAGAGCAGCTGA